Proteins encoded together in one Schumannella luteola window:
- a CDS encoding VWA domain-containing protein — protein sequence MELVFGWMPFALLGLVVAGFAVYLIVSRGRRRRSDTTVLAAAHVERLFALPEYRRAYRRGRVLFAGLIAVSLFALSGLAIVAARPVTTDVVTTETANRDIVLCLDVSGSMLGDDAEVLDQFRTIAKGFSGERISLVIWNASAVQVFPLTDDYSYVDEQLKTVADAAAEADRLGYYPDPQEGSFDLLSGTLLGSGSSLIGDGLASCVLRFDNTDSERSRTVLLATDNELYGEPLVTLDEASRFAQERKVRVYALTPSFLGISTPEKRELEQESEATGGKLFGLDDARAADEIVKRVLADQASKLKGTPRLVITDEPGGALVVGILAVWLVAFIGWRMRT from the coding sequence ATGGAGCTAGTCTTCGGCTGGATGCCGTTCGCCCTGCTGGGGCTCGTGGTCGCCGGCTTCGCGGTCTACCTGATCGTGTCGCGCGGCCGTCGCCGTCGTAGCGACACGACCGTCCTGGCCGCCGCCCACGTCGAGCGTCTGTTCGCCCTGCCCGAGTACCGCAGGGCGTATCGCCGCGGCCGCGTGCTGTTCGCGGGGCTCATCGCGGTGAGTCTCTTCGCGCTCAGCGGTCTCGCCATCGTCGCCGCGCGTCCGGTCACCACCGACGTGGTCACCACCGAGACCGCGAATCGCGACATCGTGCTCTGCCTCGACGTCTCCGGGTCGATGCTCGGCGACGACGCCGAGGTGCTCGACCAGTTCCGCACGATCGCGAAGGGCTTCTCGGGTGAGCGCATCTCGCTCGTCATCTGGAACGCCTCCGCCGTGCAGGTCTTCCCGCTCACCGACGACTACAGCTACGTCGACGAGCAGCTGAAGACGGTGGCGGATGCGGCGGCCGAGGCCGATCGCCTCGGCTACTACCCGGACCCGCAGGAGGGCAGCTTCGATCTGTTGAGCGGCACCCTGCTCGGCAGCGGCTCGTCGCTCATCGGCGACGGTCTGGCCAGCTGCGTGCTGCGCTTCGACAACACCGACTCGGAGCGCTCGCGCACGGTGCTGCTCGCGACCGACAACGAGCTCTACGGCGAGCCGCTCGTCACGCTCGACGAGGCGTCGAGGTTCGCGCAGGAGCGCAAGGTGCGGGTCTACGCGCTGACGCCGTCGTTCCTCGGCATCTCCACGCCGGAGAAGCGCGAGCTCGAGCAGGAGTCGGAGGCCACCGGCGGCAAGCTGTTCGGCCTCGACGACGCCCGCGCGGCCGATGAGATCGTCAAGCGCGTGCTCGCCGATCAGGCGTCGAAGCTCAAGGGCACGCCGCGCCTGGTCATCACCGACGAGCCGGGCGGCGCCCTCGTGGTCGGCATCCTCGCGGTCTGGCTTGTCGCCTTCATCGGATGGAGGATGCGCACGTGA
- a CDS encoding DUF58 domain-containing protein: MASLLPRVKSRLFIHANRRTTNLLDGAYASLHVGRSLDFDDLRVYVPGDQVEDIDWKATARTGQPLVKRYLQTRRQDVLFLVDTGRGMAAVAEGGEAKRDLAIDIVGVLGFLALKHGDSVGMITHADGRVRVRPPKSTEGYLESLLRGIRDETTLDGEQSDITELLRHVARVLRNRGILVVVADDLMPPDDLDDTLKALGVRHELLWITVADLDLISGDGSRRQIVGVEDDQLIPTIFRSDRKLRRLYAEAATWRIDSQRTFFTRLAVSHARVGSIDAVVPTLLNLLRRRSRAGI; the protein is encoded by the coding sequence ATGGCCTCCCTGCTCCCGCGCGTCAAGTCGCGGCTGTTCATCCACGCCAACCGACGCACCACGAACCTGCTCGACGGCGCGTACGCCTCGCTGCACGTCGGTCGCAGTCTCGACTTCGACGACCTGCGCGTCTACGTGCCCGGCGACCAGGTCGAGGACATCGACTGGAAGGCGACCGCCCGCACCGGGCAGCCGCTCGTGAAGCGCTACCTGCAGACGCGGCGTCAGGATGTGCTCTTCCTCGTCGACACCGGGCGGGGGATGGCGGCGGTCGCCGAGGGCGGCGAGGCCAAGCGCGACCTCGCGATCGACATCGTCGGCGTGCTCGGCTTCCTCGCCCTGAAGCACGGCGACTCGGTCGGCATGATCACGCATGCCGACGGGCGCGTGCGGGTGCGTCCGCCGAAGTCGACCGAGGGCTACCTCGAATCGCTGCTGCGCGGCATCCGCGACGAGACGACGCTCGACGGCGAGCAGAGCGACATCACCGAGCTGCTGCGCCACGTCGCGCGGGTGCTGCGCAACCGCGGCATCCTCGTGGTCGTCGCCGACGACCTGATGCCGCCCGACGACCTCGACGACACGCTCAAGGCTCTCGGCGTGCGCCACGAGCTGCTGTGGATCACCGTCGCCGACCTCGATCTGATCTCCGGCGACGGCAGCCGTCGTCAGATCGTCGGCGTCGAAGACGATCAGCTCATCCCGACGATCTTCCGCTCCGACCGCAAGCTGCGCCGCCTCTACGCCGAGGCCGCGACGTGGCGCATCGACTCGCAGCGCACCTTCTTCACCCGGCTCGCCGTCTCGCACGCCCGCGTCGGCAGCATCGACGCGGTCGTTCCGACGCTGCTCAACCTGCTGAGGAGGCGCTCCCGTGCCGGCATCTGA